The Mytilus trossulus isolate FHL-02 chromosome 13, PNRI_Mtr1.1.1.hap1, whole genome shotgun sequence genome has a segment encoding these proteins:
- the LOC134694212 gene encoding mucin-2-like codes for MTNLLKVFSIIVLLSRDTEQTTTDATSVPTTAPTMTDATSVFTFDLTTEPISVTSTEQTTTDVTTVQTTEQTNTDATSDRITEQTTTDATSFPTTEQTTSDPTSDSTTKQTTNDATSDLTFEQTTTCVISTPTYEHTSTNATSDLITEQTATYAISDPTTEQTTKDATSVPTSEQKTADATSDPTTELTTTDATSDPTTKQTTTDTTSDPTTEQTTTNATSVPTTEQTTTDATSDPTSEQTTTDATSDPTTEQTTTDATPVPTPEQTTPDGTSVPSTEQTTTYATLIHNTTQTKTDATSVPSTEQTTTDTPSDLTSEQTTTDATSDPTTEQTTTDATSVPTTEQITTDVTSVHTTELTTTDASSDPTSEQTTTDALSESTTAQTTTDETSDLTSEQKTTNATPDPTTAQTNTDATSAPAFNKTTTDATLDPTTEQTTTDATSVHTTEQTKTDATSVPSTEQTTTDAISDLSSEQTTTDATSYPTTEQTTTDATSDLSSEQTTTDETSDPTIEQTTTDATSAPSTEQTTTDATSVSTTDQTTTDAASDPTTEQTTTDATSFPTTEQTTTDATSVPTTEQRTTDATSDPTSEQTTTDATSDPTTEQTTTYATSVPTTEQTTTDATSDPTSEQTTTDETSVPTTEQITTDATSVHTTELKITDATSDHTTEQTTTDATLIHTAELTTTDATSVPSTEQTTTDTTSDITSEQTTTDAMSDPTTEQTTTDATSVPTTEQTTTDATSDPTSEQTLTDATSDPATEQTTTDGTSDPTTEQTTTDATSVHTTAQTNTDATSAPATKQTTTDATLDPTTEQTTTDATSVHTTEQTKTDATSVPSTEQITTDATSDLSSEQTTTDATSYPTTEQTTTDATSDLSSEQTTTDATSDPTTEQTTTDTTLIHTTELATTDETSVPSTEQTTTYTTSDLTSEQTTTDATSDTTTEQTSTDATSVPTTEQTTTDATSDPTSEQTTTDAKSDPDTEQTTTDGTSDPTTAQTTTDATSDLTSEQTTTDATSDHSTAQTKTDATSVPTTEQTTTDATSVPTTEQITTDATSNPTSEQTTTDAISESTTAQTTTNATSNLTSEQKTTDATSDTTTAQTKTDATSAPTTKQTTADATLDPSTEQTTTDAASVQTTEQTTTDATSVPTTEQTTTYATSVPITEQRTTDATSDPTSEQTTTDTTTDATSDPTSEQTTTDATSDPTTEQTTTDATSVPTTEQTTTDTTSDPTSEQTTTDATSDPATEQTTTDGTSVPTTAQTTTDATSDLTSEQKTTDATSDPTTAQTKTDATSVPTTEQTTTDATSVLTTEQITTDATSNPTPEQTTTDAISESTTAQTTTNATSDLTSEQKTTDATSDPTTAQTKTDATSAPTTKQTTADATLDPTTEQTTTDATSAHTAEQTKTDATSVPSTEQTTTDATSDLPSEQTTTDATSYPTTEQTATDATLDLSSEQTTRDATSDPTTEQTTTDATSAHTAEQTKTDATSVPSTEQTTTDATSDLPSEQTTTDATSYPTTEQTATDATLDLSSEQTTRDATSDPTTEQTTTDATLDLSSEQTTTDATSDPTTEQTTTDATSDLPSEQTTTDATLSPTPEQKTTDASLDLSSEQTTTDATSYPTTEQTTTDATSDLSSEETKTDATSVPTTEQTMTDATSDQTFEQTKTDATSDPSTEQTTTDATSVSTTDQTTTDAASDPTTEQTTTDATSVPTTAQTTTDATSDLTTKQKTTDATSDPTTEQTTTDATSDPTFEQTKTDATSDPTTEQTTTDATSVSTTNQTTTDAASDPSTEQTTTDATAVTTTEQTTTDSTSDPTAKQTTTNATLDSTSEQLTTDATSVPTTEQTTTDETSDPNSEQTSTDATSNPTTEETTRYATSDPTTEQTTTYATSDPTTEQTTTDATSDPTSKQTTTDATLDPTTKQTTTYATSDPTTEQTTTDATSDPTSKQTTTDATLDPTTEQTTTDATPDPTSEQTTTDATSNPTTKQTTTDVTLDPSSEQTTTYATSKPTTEQTTTGATSDTTTEQTTTDATSDPTTEQTTPHAITVLTTVQITPDASSVSATEQTDKAATSDPTTEQTDKAATSVPTTEQTTTDATSDPTTEQTTPHVITVFTTVQITQDASSVSATEQTDKAATSDPTTEQTDKAATSDPTTEQTVSDATSVPTSEQTTTDSRSVPTIKQTATDVISRPTTEQITSDVKSTPSTEHTNTDAKVTATTEQTTSDVSSTAANEKTTVSVTSLHTIEQTNTDVTSRPTTEQTTKDVTSLHTTEQITTYETSFHNTEQKTTDATSMDTTEQTTTDVTSRQTTEQTTTDVTSHTTEQTTTDVTSTPTTEQTTTDVTSTATTEQTTTAVTSTPTTEQTIRDVTSTAATEQTATSVTSFHSTKQTTTTDETSTHTTEQTTTEATSDPTTDLTNTDATSVLSTDRPSTLKYTKTSTLTTFQSTSTLITTTEESLVKEPNTDAEFHVDVRLFLENETFPDALNNPKSEEAFKLAGTLHHPVCIVL; via the exons ATGACAAACTTACTAAAAGTGTTTAGTATTATTGTTCTACTTTCTAGAG ATACTGAGCAGACAACTACAGATGCAACATCAGTTCCTACTACTGCACCAACCATGACAGATGCAACATCAGTTTTTACTTTTGACCTAACGACAGAGCCAATTTCAGTTACTTCTACTGAGCAGACAACTACAGATGTAACAACAGTTCAAACAACTGAACAGACAAATACAGATGCAACATCAGATCGTATAACTGAACAGACTACTACAGATGCAACATCATTTCCTACTACTGAACAGACAACTTCAGATCCAACTTCAGATTCTACTACTAAACAGACAACGAATGATGCAACATCAGATCTtacttttgaacagacaactACGTGTGTAATATCAACCCCTACTTATGAACACACATCTACAAATGCTACATCAGATCTTATTACTGAACAGACAGCTACATATGCAATATCAGACCCTACTACTGAACAGACAACGAAAGATGCAACATCAGTTCCTACTTCTGAACAGAAAACGGCAGATGCAACATCAGATCCTACTACTGAACTGACAACGACAGATGCAACATCAGATCCTACTACTAAACAGACAACGACAGATACAACATCAGATCCTACTACTGAACAAACAACGACAAATGCAACATCAGTTCCTACTACTGAACAGACAACGACAGATGCAACATCAGATCCAACTTCTGAACAGACAACGACAGATGCAACATCAGATCCTACTACTGAACAAACAACGACAGATGCAACACCAGTTCCTACTCCTGAACAGACAACACCAGATGGAACATCAGTTCCTTCTACTGAACAGACAACTACATATGCAACATTAATTCATAATACTACACAGACAAAGACAGATGCAACATCAGTTCCTTCTACTGAACAGACAACTACAGATACACCATCAGATCTAACTTCAGAACAGACAACGACAGATGCAACATCAGATCCTACTACTGAACAAACAACAACAGATGCAACATCAGTTCCCACTACTGAACAGATAACAACAGATGTAACATCAGTTCATACTACTGAACTGACAACGACAGATGCATCATCAGATCCCACTTCTGAACAGACAACGACAGATGCATTATCAGAATCTACCACTGCACAGACAACGACAGATGAAACATCAGATTTAACTTCCGAACAGAAAACGACAAATGCAACACCAGATCCTACTACTGCACAGACAAATACAGATGCAACATCAGCGCCTGCTTTTAATAAGACAACGACAGATGCAACATTAGATCCTACTACtgaacagacaacaacagatgCAACATCTGTTCATACTACTGAACAGACAAAAACAGATGCAACATCAGTTCCTTCTACTGAACAGACAACTACAGATGCAATATCAGATCTATCTTCCGAACAGACAACGACAGATGCAACATCATATCCTACTACTGAACAAACAACTACAGATGCAACATCAGATCTATCTTCCGAACAGACAACGACAGATGAAACATCAGATCCTACTATTGAACAGACAACGACAGATGCAACATCGGCGCCTTCTACTGAACAGACAACTACAGATGCAACATCAGTTTCTACTACTGATCAGACAACGACGGATGCAGCATCAGATCCTACTACTGAACAAACAACGACAGATGCAACATCATTTCCTACTACTGAACAAACAACGACAGATGCAACATCAGTTCCTACTACTGAACAGAGAACGACAGATGCAACATCAGATCCAACTTCCGAACAGACAACGACAGATGCAACATCAGATCCTACTACtgaacaaacaacaacatatgCAACATCAGTTCCTACTACTGAACAGACAACGACAGATGCAACATCAGATCCTACTTCTGAACAGACAACGACAGATGAAACATCAGTTCCTACTACTGAACAGATAACAACAGATGCAACATCAGTTCATACTACTGAACTGAAAATAACAGATGCAACATCAGATCATACTACTGAACAGACAACTACAGATGCAACATTAATTCATACTGCTGAACTGACAACGACAGATGCAACATCAGTTCCTTCTACTGAACAGACAACTACAGATACAACATCAGATATAACTTCCGAACAGACAACGACAGATGCAATGTCAGATCCTACTACTGAACAAACAACAACAGATGCAACATCAGTTCCTACTACTGAACAGACAACGACAGATGCAACATCAGATCCAACTTCTGAACAGACATTGACAGATGCAACATCAGATCCTGCTACTGAACAAACAACGACAGATGGAACATCAGATCCTACCACtgaacagacaacaacagatgCAACATCTGTTCATACTACTGCACAGACAAATACAGATGCAACATCAGCGCCTGCTACCAAACAGACAACGACAGATGCAACATTAGATCCTACTACtgaacagacaacaacagatgCAACATCTGTGCATACTACTGAACAGACAAAAACAGATGCAACATCAGTTCCTTCTACTGAACAGATAACTACAGATGCAACATCAGATCTATCTTCCGAACAGACAACGACAGATGCAACATCATATCCTACAACTGAACAAACAACTACAGATGCAACATCAGATCTATCTTCCGAACAGACAACGACAGATGCAACATCAGATCCTACTACTGAACAGACAACTACAGATACAACATTAATTCATACTACTGAACTGGCAACGACAGACGAAACATCAGTCCCTTCTACTGAACAGACAACTACATATACAACATCAGATCTAACTTCCGAACAGACAACGACAGATGCAACATCAGATACTACTACTGAACAAACATCAACAGATGCAACATCAGTTCCTACTACAGAACAGACAACGACAGATGCAACATCAGATCCAACTTCTGAACAGACAACGACAGATGCAAAATCAGATCCTGATACTGAACAAACAACGACAGATGGAACATCAGATCCTACCACTGCACAGACAACGACAGATGCAACATCAGATTTAACTTCCGAACAGACAACGACAGATGCAACATCAGATCATTCTACTGCACAGACAAAGACAGATGCAACATCAGTTCCTACTACTGAACAAACAACAACAGATGCAACATCAGTTCCTACTACTGAACAGATAACAACAGATGCAACATCAAATCCAACTTCTGAACAGACAACGACAGATGCAATATCAGAGTCTACCACTGCACAGACAACGACAAATGCAACATCCAATTTAACTTCCGAACAGAAAACGACAGATGCAACATCAGATACTACTACTGCACAGACAAAGACAGATGCAACATCAGCGCCTACTACTAAACAGACAACGGCAGATGCAACATTAGATCCTTCTACtgaacagacaacaacagatgCAGCATCAGTTCAAACTACTGAACAAACAACGACAGATGCAACATCAGTTCCTACTACTGAACAAACAACGACATATGCAACATCAGTTCCTATTACTGAACAGAGAACGACAGATGCAACATCAGATCCAACTTCCGAACAGACAACGACAGAT ACAACGACAGATGCAACATCAGATCCAACTTCCGAACAGACAACGACAGATGCAACATCAGATCCTACTACTGAACAAACAACAACAGATGCAACATCAGTTCCTACTACTGAACAGACAACGACAGATACAACATCAGATCCAACTTCTGAACAGACAACGACAGATGCAACATCAGATCCTGCTACTGAACAAACAACGACAGATGGAACATCAGTTCCTACCACTGCACAGACAACGACAGATGCAACATCAGATTTAACTTCCGAACAGAAAACGACAGATGCAACATCAGATCCTACTACTGCACAGACAAAGACAGATGCAACATCAGTTCCTACTACTGAACAAACAACAACAGATGCAACATCAGTTCTTACTACTGAACAGATAACAACAGATGCAACATCAAATCCAACTCCTGAACAGACAACGACAGATGCAATATCAGAGTCTACCACTGCACAGACAACGACAAATGCAACATCAGATTTAACTTCCGAACAGAAAACGACAGATGCAACATCAGATCCGACTACTGCACAGACAAAGACAGATGCAACATCAGCGCCTACTACTAAACAGACAACGGCAGATGCAACATTAGATCCTACTACtgaacagacaacaacagatgCAACATCAGCTCATACTGCcgaacaaacaaaaacagatgCAACATCAGTTCCTTCTACTGAACAGACAACTACGGATGCAACATCAGATCTACCTTCCGAACAGACAACGACAGATGCAACATCATATCCTACTACTGAACAAACAGCTACAGATGCAACATTAGATCTATCTTCCGAACAGACAACGAGAGATGCAACATCAGATCCTACTACTGAACAAACAACAACAGATGCAACATCAGCTCATACTGCcgaacaaacaaaaacagatgCAACATCAGTTCCTTCTACTGAACAGACAACTACGGATGCAACATCAGATCTACCTTCCGAACAGACAACGACAGATGCAACATCATATCCTACTACTGAACAAACAGCTACAGATGCAACATTAGATCTATCTTCCGAACAGACAACGAGAGATGCAACATCAGATCCTACTACTGAACAAACAACTACAGATGCAACATTAGATCTATCTTCCGAACAGACAACGACAGATGCAACATCAGATCCTACTACTGAACAAACAACTACGGATGCAACATCAGATCTACCTTCCGAACAGACAACGACAGATGCAACATTATCTCCTACTCCTGAACAAAAAACTACAGATGCATCATTAGATCTATCTTCCGAACAGACAACGACAGATGCAACATCATATCCTACTACTGAACAAACAACTACAGATGCAACATCAGATCTATCTTCCGAAGAGACAAAAACAGATGCAACATCAGTTCCTACTACTGAACAGACAATGACGGATGCAACATCAGATcaaacttttgaacagacgaaGACAGATGCAACATCAGACCCTTCTACTGAACAAACAACTACAGATGCAACATCAGTTTCTACTACTGATCAGACAACGACGGATGCAGCATCAGATCCTACTACTGAACAAACAACGACAGATGCAACATCAGTTCCTACCACTGCACAGACAACGACAGATGCAACATCAGATTTAACTACCAAACAGAAAACGACAGATGCAACATCAGATCCTACTACTGAACAGACTACGACAGATGCAACATCAGATccaacttttgaacagacaaaGACAGATGCAACATCAGACCCTACTACTGAACAAACAACTACAGATGCAACATCAGTTTCTACTACTAATCAGACAACAACGGATGCAGCATCAGATCCTTCTACTGAACAAACAACGACAGATGCAACAGCAGTTACTACTACTGAACAGACAACGACAGATTCAACATCTGATCCTACTGCTAAACAAACAACGACAAATGCAACATTAGACTCTACTTCTGAACAGTTAACGACAGATGCAACATCAGTTCCTACTACTGAACAGACAACGACAGACGAAACATCAGATCCCAATTCAGAACAGACATCGACAGATGCAACATCAAACCCTACTACTGAAGAAACAACGAGATATGCAACATCAGATCCTACTACTGAACAGACAACGACATATGCAACATCAGACCCTACTACTGAACAAACAACGACAGATGCAACATCAGACCCTACTTCTAAACAGACAACTACAGATGCAACATTAGACCCTACTACTAAACAGACAACGACATATGCAACATCAGACCCTACTACTGAACAAACAACGACAGATGCAACATCAGACCCTACTTCTAAACAGACAACTACAGATGCAACATTAGACCCTACTACTGAACAAACAACGACAGATGCAACACCAGATCCTACTTCtgaacagacaacaacagatgCAACATCAAACCCTACTACTAAACAGACAACGACAGATGTAACATTAGATCCTAGTTCTGAACAAACAACGACATATGCTACATCAAAGCCTACTACTGAACAGACAACGACAGGTGCAACATCAGACACTACTACTGAACAAACAACGACAGATGCAACATCAGATCCTACTACTGAACAAACAACTCCACATGCTATAACAGTCTTAACTACTGTACAGATAACTCCAGATGCTTCATCAGTTTCTGCTACTGAACAGACAGATAAAGCTGCAACATCAGATCCTACGACTGAACAGACAGATAAAGCTGCAACATCAGTCCCTACTACTGAACAAACAACGACAGATGCAACATCAGATCCTACTACTGAACAAACAACTCCACATGTTATAACAGTCTTTACTACTGTACAGATAACTCAAGATGCTTCATCAGTTTCTGCTACTGAACAGACAGATAAAGCTGCAACATCAGATCCTACTACTGAACAGACAGATAAAGCTGCAACATCAGATCCTACTACTGAGCAGACAGTTTCAGATGCTACATCAGTCCCTACTTCTGAACAGACAACGACAGATTCAAGATCAGTACCTACTATTAAACAGACAGCGACAGATGTAATATCAAGGCCAACTACTGAACAAATAACTTCAGATGTAAAATCAACGCCTAGTACTGAACATACAAATACAGATGCAAAAGTGACGGCCACAACTGAACAAACAACTTCGGATGTATCATCAACAGCTGCTAACGAAAAGACAACTGTATCTGTAACATCATTACATACTAttgaacaaacaaatacagatgTTACATCAAGACCTACTACTGAACAAACCACTAAAGATGTAACATCATTACATACTACTGAACAGATTACAACATATGAAACGTCATTTCATAATACTGAACAGAAAACAACAGATGCAACATCAATGGATACTACTGAACAGACAACTACAGATGTAACATCAAGGCAAACTACTGAACAGACAACTACAGATGTAACAAGTCATACCACtgaacagacaacaacagatgTAACATCAACACCTACTACTGAACAGACAACTACAGATGTAACTTCAACGGCTACTACTGAACAGACAACTACAGCTGTAACATCAACACCTACTACTGAACAGACAATTAGAGATGTAACTTCAACGGCTGCCACTGAACAAACAGCTACATCTGTAACATCATTCCATTCTACTAAACAGACAACAACTACAGATGAAACATCAACACATACTACAGAACAGACAACTACAGAGGCAACATCAGATCCTACTACAGATCTGACAAATACAGATGCAACATCAGTTCTTTCTACTGATCGGCCATCTACTCTTAAATACACAAAGACTTCGACATTAACTACATTTCAATCTACAAGTACTCTTATCACAACAACAGAAGAATCGTTGGTAAAAGAACCTAATACAG ACGCAGAATTTCACGTCGATGTCagactttttttagaaaacgaGACGTTTCCTGATGCACTGAATAATCCAAAATCTGAAGAAGCTTTTAAACTAGCGGGAACACTACATCACCCGGTATGTATAGTGTTATAA